One genomic segment of Chitinophaga parva includes these proteins:
- a CDS encoding mercuric reductase has translation MRTFDAIVIGSGQGGSPLAKQLAKHGLRTAIVEKRWPGGTCVNDGCTPTKTMIADARVAYVVKHSYDHGVDVRSFSVDLERIKARKNKVVASFRAGTEKGLTNTEGLELICGNAVFTGPKVLEITLTDGSKDTITAEKIFINTGAKPMVPGIPGLDTINWCDSTSILDVDKIPAHLVVIGASYIALEMGQLFRRLGSEVTILEHGKRFLAKEDEDIANAVQGILTEEGITILLDTQVTQVSQSAPEKLSITLHNGTVLEASHLLLATGRTPQAKPLQPQLTGLALDEHGYIPVNDALETNVPGIYALGDVKPGPAFTHVSYNDYIILLNNLFNGKQQSVKDRPLLYCMFTDPELGRVGLTEQDARKQNIPIKVATLPMSHSARGIETGETKGIMKAIVHADTLEILGASVLGASGGEVMTVLQMAMAGHINAPQLREMMFAHPLFSESLNNLFQGITDH, from the coding sequence ATGAGAACATTCGACGCCATCGTTATCGGATCCGGGCAGGGTGGCAGCCCCCTTGCCAAACAGCTGGCCAAACACGGCCTGCGCACCGCCATCGTTGAAAAACGCTGGCCCGGCGGCACTTGTGTGAACGATGGCTGCACGCCCACCAAAACCATGATCGCAGATGCCCGTGTGGCGTATGTAGTAAAACATAGTTACGATCATGGCGTGGATGTGCGCAGCTTTTCAGTAGACCTGGAACGCATTAAAGCCCGCAAAAATAAGGTGGTGGCCTCTTTCAGGGCAGGTACGGAAAAAGGGCTTACCAACACGGAAGGCCTGGAGCTGATATGCGGCAATGCCGTTTTCACCGGTCCCAAAGTGCTGGAAATAACATTGACCGATGGCAGTAAGGACACGATCACCGCGGAAAAAATATTCATTAACACCGGCGCAAAGCCAATGGTACCAGGCATTCCCGGCCTTGATACCATCAACTGGTGCGACTCTACCTCCATCCTCGATGTGGATAAGATACCGGCTCACCTGGTGGTTATCGGGGCTTCCTATATTGCCCTGGAAATGGGGCAACTCTTTCGCCGCCTGGGCAGTGAAGTAACCATCCTGGAACATGGCAAACGCTTCCTGGCAAAGGAGGATGAAGACATTGCCAATGCCGTACAGGGCATCCTCACGGAAGAAGGCATCACCATCCTCCTGGACACACAAGTAACGCAGGTATCGCAATCCGCCCCGGAAAAACTCAGCATCACCCTGCACAACGGCACGGTGCTGGAAGCCTCCCACCTGCTGTTGGCCACCGGCCGCACCCCCCAGGCAAAACCGCTGCAGCCGCAGCTTACCGGCCTGGCACTGGACGAGCATGGCTACATCCCGGTGAATGATGCCCTGGAAACAAACGTTCCCGGTATTTATGCACTGGGCGATGTAAAACCAGGACCTGCTTTTACACACGTGTCTTACAATGATTACATTATCCTGCTCAATAATTTATTCAATGGCAAGCAGCAGTCTGTCAAAGACAGGCCCCTGCTCTACTGCATGTTCACCGACCCGGAACTGGGGCGCGTAGGCCTCACAGAGCAGGATGCCCGTAAACAAAATATCCCCATCAAAGTGGCCACCCTGCCCATGAGCCACTCCGCACGCGGTATAGAAACGGGTGAAACAAAAGGCATTATGAAAGCCATTGTGCATGCAGACACCCTGGAGATCCTGGGTGCCAGTGTCCTGGGAGCCAGTGGAGGCGAAGTAATGACCGTGCTGCAAATGGCCATGGCCGGGCATATCAACGCGCCGCAACTGCGGGAAATGATGTTCGCGCATCCCTTATTTTCTGAATCTCTCAACAACCTTTTCCAGGGCATTACAGATCATTAA
- a CDS encoding DUF427 domain-containing protein yields the protein MKAIWNNTVIAESDKTIVIENNHYFPPESVQQQYLQGSSTHTHCPWKGDASYYTLQVNGQTNKDAAWYYPAPKDAAHQIKDYIAFWKGVVVHE from the coding sequence ATGAAAGCTATCTGGAACAATACCGTCATTGCTGAAAGCGATAAGACCATCGTGATCGAGAACAATCATTACTTCCCACCGGAAAGCGTGCAGCAGCAATACCTTCAGGGCTCCTCCACCCACACGCACTGCCCCTGGAAAGGCGATGCATCTTACTACACCCTGCAGGTGAACGGGCAGACCAACAAGGATGCTGCATGGTATTACCCTGCACCCAAAGACGCCGCCCACCAGATCAAGGACTATATAGCTTTCTGGAAAGGGGTGGTGGTACACGAATAG
- a CDS encoding S53 family peptidase, translating to MKSQFSDYVVLPGSFKREPGGAQAKAAAQGGKDALITVTIKVKPKEPLPDLLSGKASAPVDRNTFYEKYGANPADIRQVTDFAHHKGLSVVKADAHTRTVELRGTHAQMEAAFKVSLQQYEQHGKSFRARSGDIYIPQELAGIIEGVFGLDDRDAATPKFKVRPHTAAPSSFNPNDLANIYNYPKDVTGKNQSIAIIELGGGYKPADITSYFQGLHIPVPKVVAVSVDGAHNSPTTPDSADGEVLLDIEVAGAIAPGATLVVYFAPNSDKGFLDAITQAVHDNTYHPSVISISWGAAEVNWTNQSLQSFNQAFQEAATLGISVCAAAGDDGSNDNVNDGNAHADFPASSPYVLACGGTKLTVANGQITSEVTWHEGSDSATGGGISDVFPVPDYQASAKIPVSVNTQQPGRGLPDVAAVADPETGYNVLVDGQRFVIGGTSAVAPLMAGLLALINEKVGKAAGFIHPKLYAASGVCRDITEGDNITAAGKGYSAGPGWDACTGFGVPDGMKLLELLG from the coding sequence ATGAAATCCCAGTTTTCCGATTACGTAGTATTGCCCGGCAGTTTTAAAAGGGAACCCGGCGGCGCGCAGGCCAAGGCCGCTGCACAGGGGGGCAAAGACGCCCTGATCACGGTAACCATTAAGGTAAAGCCTAAAGAACCGCTGCCAGACCTGCTTTCCGGCAAGGCATCCGCACCGGTGGACCGCAACACCTTTTATGAAAAGTATGGCGCCAACCCGGCGGACATCCGGCAGGTCACCGACTTCGCCCACCACAAAGGCCTCAGCGTGGTAAAGGCAGATGCGCATACCCGCACAGTAGAGCTGCGCGGCACGCACGCCCAAATGGAAGCCGCGTTCAAAGTAAGCCTGCAACAATACGAGCAGCATGGAAAAAGCTTCCGGGCGCGCAGTGGGGATATCTATATTCCGCAGGAGCTGGCCGGCATCATTGAAGGCGTGTTTGGCCTGGACGACCGCGATGCGGCCACCCCGAAATTCAAGGTGAGGCCGCACACCGCAGCCCCTTCGTCCTTTAATCCGAACGACCTGGCCAACATTTATAACTACCCCAAAGATGTAACGGGTAAGAACCAGTCCATAGCCATTATTGAACTGGGCGGTGGCTACAAGCCGGCAGACATTACCAGTTACTTCCAGGGTCTCCACATTCCCGTGCCTAAAGTAGTGGCGGTGTCTGTAGATGGTGCGCACAACAGTCCCACCACGCCCGACAGCGCGGATGGGGAAGTGCTGCTTGATATTGAAGTGGCGGGCGCCATTGCACCCGGCGCAACCCTGGTGGTATATTTTGCCCCCAACAGTGATAAGGGCTTCCTGGATGCCATTACACAGGCCGTGCATGATAACACCTACCATCCTTCGGTCATCTCCATCAGCTGGGGCGCTGCGGAAGTGAACTGGACAAACCAGTCCCTGCAAAGCTTCAACCAGGCTTTTCAGGAAGCTGCCACCCTGGGCATCAGCGTATGCGCGGCAGCAGGTGACGATGGCTCCAATGATAATGTGAATGATGGCAACGCCCATGCAGACTTCCCCGCATCCAGCCCTTATGTGCTGGCCTGCGGCGGCACTAAGCTCACCGTGGCCAATGGCCAGATCACCAGCGAGGTGACCTGGCATGAAGGCAGCGACAGCGCCACCGGTGGCGGTATCAGCGATGTGTTTCCCGTTCCGGATTACCAGGCCAGTGCCAAAATACCGGTGTCTGTAAACACCCAGCAGCCAGGCCGTGGCCTCCCGGATGTAGCCGCCGTGGCTGATCCTGAAACCGGCTACAACGTACTGGTGGATGGGCAACGCTTTGTGATAGGCGGCACCAGCGCCGTGGCACCGCTAATGGCAGGCCTGCTGGCGCTCATCAATGAAAAAGTGGGCAAGGCCGCCGGCTTCATCCACCCGAAGCTCTACGCCGCCAGTGGCGTGTGCCGCGATATTACGGAAGGAGATAACATTACCGCAGCGGGCAAAGGCTACAGCGCAGGACCCGGCTGGGATGCCTGCACAGGCTTTGGCGTGCCGGATGGGATGAAGTTGCTGGAGCTGCTGGGGTAA
- a CDS encoding RNA polymerase sigma factor, with amino-acid sequence MENNLQDMLRPGANLRVVESEATLWERFQQGDREAFALLYRQHVDDLYHYGMHFCTDGERVKDCLQDLFQDLWQSREHLSTQIRNIRYYLLSSLRRRLLRSLHRDRNWFTRPDLESFEIEWALPREHQLISDETAAAQVQQLRQALTSLTRRQREAIYLRFYQDLSYEEVSALMAMKTDSVYNTVSKAIAALKKAMVLPLFLMLLHQR; translated from the coding sequence ATGGAAAATAATTTACAGGACATGTTGCGGCCCGGGGCCAATCTCCGGGTGGTGGAGAGCGAGGCCACCCTGTGGGAGCGCTTCCAGCAGGGAGACCGCGAAGCCTTTGCCCTGCTGTACCGCCAGCATGTGGATGACCTGTACCACTATGGCATGCACTTTTGCACGGATGGAGAGCGGGTGAAGGATTGCCTGCAGGACCTTTTCCAGGACCTGTGGCAAAGCCGGGAACACCTTTCCACCCAGATCCGTAACATCCGGTATTATTTATTGAGCAGCCTGCGCCGCCGCCTGCTGCGCTCCCTGCACCGGGACCGCAACTGGTTTACCCGGCCCGACCTGGAAAGCTTTGAAATAGAATGGGCCCTGCCCCGGGAGCACCAGCTGATCAGTGATGAAACGGCGGCCGCCCAGGTGCAGCAACTACGCCAGGCCCTTACCAGCCTTACCCGCCGCCAGCGGGAAGCTATTTACCTGCGCTTCTACCAGGACCTTTCCTATGAAGAGGTATCGGCCCTGATGGCCATGAAAACAGACTCCGTATACAATACGGTATCCAAAGCCATTGCCGCCCTGAAAAAGGCCATGGTATTGCCTTTATTCCTAATGCTCCTGCACCAGCGCTGA
- a CDS encoding FecR family protein produces MAIKDYAVYTAQELALDERFQQWVLHPEAAGAFWVNWCAAHPEKAADVALAAAMVRSIGFKPYALAPEEKDQLWDTLWEHMGEEEHHPVINTTTTFAPAWYRQARKYAAAIVLGVAAAAGWMLLQPRRSVGSQTLALHTLYGETKTCYLPDSTAVTLNANTRLLYTATDTGRREVWLDGEAYFKVKHEQGQRPFSVHTYDKVSVAVLGTAFNVNSIGKQVRVVLEEGSVRLHIGDAYTEKEQTLNLRPGEMLTYEKANGQFTRTAIVTTPYMAWKKGRLEMDNYTLADAAQFMQQVFGQHLVITDHNLLQRHISGSMPIVYNADTMLLQLGRVFKVRAYRNGDNVWISQGAR; encoded by the coding sequence TTGGCTATAAAAGATTATGCAGTGTATACGGCGCAGGAACTGGCGTTGGATGAGCGCTTCCAGCAATGGGTGCTGCATCCGGAAGCGGCTGGTGCCTTCTGGGTCAACTGGTGTGCAGCGCATCCTGAAAAAGCGGCAGACGTAGCACTGGCGGCCGCGATGGTGCGCAGCATTGGCTTTAAGCCCTATGCCCTGGCCCCGGAAGAGAAAGACCAACTTTGGGATACCCTGTGGGAACACATGGGAGAAGAAGAACATCATCCTGTAATCAATACCACTACCACCTTTGCACCCGCCTGGTACAGGCAGGCCCGGAAGTATGCAGCCGCCATTGTACTCGGTGTGGCCGCCGCAGCCGGCTGGATGTTGCTGCAGCCCCGCAGATCAGTGGGCAGCCAGACATTGGCCCTGCACACCCTTTATGGAGAAACAAAAACCTGTTACCTGCCAGACAGCACAGCGGTAACGCTCAATGCCAATACGCGGCTACTCTATACCGCAACAGACACCGGCCGCCGCGAAGTGTGGCTGGACGGGGAGGCCTATTTTAAAGTAAAACATGAACAAGGCCAGCGCCCCTTCTCTGTGCATACTTATGATAAAGTAAGCGTGGCCGTGCTGGGCACCGCCTTTAATGTAAACAGCATTGGCAAACAGGTGAGGGTGGTGCTCGAAGAAGGCAGTGTGCGCCTGCATATCGGTGACGCCTACACGGAAAAAGAACAAACGCTGAACCTGCGCCCCGGTGAAATGCTGACGTATGAGAAAGCAAACGGGCAATTCACCAGAACCGCCATCGTTACCACGCCCTACATGGCCTGGAAAAAGGGCCGGCTGGAAATGGATAATTATACGCTGGCCGATGCAGCGCAATTCATGCAGCAGGTGTTTGGGCAACACCTGGTGATAACAGACCATAACCTGCTGCAGCGGCACATTTCGGGCTCCATGCCCATTGTGTATAATGCAGATACGATGCTGCTGCAACTGGGCCGGGTATTTAAAGTAAGGGCATACCGGAACGGGGATAATGTGTGGATCAGCCAGGGAGCCCGATAA
- a CDS encoding SusC/RagA family TonB-linked outer membrane protein encodes MKKGVHVMLMLPLALLLPTSSLLARQVGASADQPAVAAGVEMPATAGQPSEVTLKFAFQEIEDKFSVSIAYKSELVKSRKLQFSVDNFRSAEEALEKALTGFPLHFEKVREHFYMVTEKEQPSAGAAMVQDPVHGTVRDEKGNALTGVTVKVKGSNVGTVTDINGNFKLQTPGATGEQLEITYLGFETQTINIRGQLEFNIVLKETSSSLNEVVVTGYTAQKKKDLTGAVAVVKMDALTRQPTGDVTAQLQGQAAGVTVIGDGQPGAAPQVRVRGVNTFNNNNPLYVVDGVPTDNIRDLNPADIASMQVMKDAGSASIYGSRASNGVIIVTTKRGSGKIKVTYDGYYGVQHPKGGNVLHTLNTQETADLRWIAMQDPGNDIYGYGDKPVIPDYIAPKGAKEGDPSVNPDLYYVDPNYTSLDEYNNFYRITKANKTGTDWYHAVFKNAPMTSHNINVSGSTDKANYLFSLNYFNQQGTLDYTYYKRYTLRSNTSFNITDHVRVGENLAFSLVDNPQVGNYSPDGVLAMVMREQPIIPIYDIKGNFAGSYGGGDLGDAENPVANQYRTRNNRSLTNRLFGNIWGEVDLLKHFTFRTSFGGEVGSDWGHSFSYPTYENKEYFSVNQYSQYADNNHEWTWTNTLTYHQVLGKDHDLKVIAGTEANDARSISIGGSTTDYFSFDPPYPTLSTGAGQHNNSSDSYVRSLFSLIGRVDYAFKDKYLLGFTIRRDGSSVFVDNKWGNFPAASAAWRISEEKFMKGIGWLNDLKIRGSYGVMGNQTNPSPTNGYTTFAGVRTSSYYDLTGSNNSILEGFQPYQTGAPQAKWEQDINGNIGFDATVLNNHLEISADYYKKDIKDLLFAPTPPGIAGTAISPFINIGTMTNRGVDLAVTGHAGITHDLKLDATLSFTAYKNTVKKVADNATYFDVFQGRLGNIIRNQVGGPTSAFFGYKIDGFFNSQADIDNADKLAQEKNGPDAVYETDEGIGRFKYKDMNGDGIITPDDRTILGSPHPDFSYGLNIGLTYKGFDFNMTLYGTQGNDIWNNVRWWRDFFGNFNTAKSYTALYDSWTEQNHNARAPKQEEQTYFSTGQVANSYFVENGSYLRCKNMQLGYTLPANVFSKWGVSRLHVYVQAANLFTITKYSGLDPELNGNAATNFGVDEMGYPNQRQYLVGLNVGF; translated from the coding sequence ATGAAAAAAGGTGTACATGTGATGCTAATGCTTCCATTAGCCCTGCTATTACCAACGTCTTCCTTGCTGGCACGGCAAGTGGGGGCCAGCGCGGACCAGCCGGCAGTGGCTGCCGGGGTGGAAATGCCCGCCACGGCCGGCCAGCCCAGCGAGGTAACGCTGAAGTTTGCCTTCCAGGAGATCGAAGACAAGTTCAGCGTATCCATCGCGTACAAAAGTGAACTGGTAAAAAGCAGGAAACTGCAATTCAGCGTTGACAATTTCAGATCAGCGGAAGAAGCGCTGGAAAAGGCTTTGACAGGCTTTCCGCTCCACTTTGAAAAAGTGCGCGAACATTTTTATATGGTGACCGAAAAGGAGCAGCCCAGTGCCGGCGCCGCAATGGTGCAAGACCCGGTGCACGGTACCGTCCGCGATGAGAAGGGCAATGCACTCACCGGTGTTACGGTAAAAGTAAAGGGCTCCAACGTGGGCACCGTAACGGATATCAATGGCAACTTTAAACTGCAAACGCCCGGTGCTACCGGCGAACAACTGGAGATCACTTACCTGGGTTTTGAAACACAGACCATCAATATACGCGGGCAACTGGAGTTCAATATTGTACTCAAAGAAACTTCCAGCTCCCTGAACGAGGTGGTGGTAACCGGGTACACCGCGCAAAAGAAAAAAGACCTCACCGGTGCGGTGGCCGTGGTAAAAATGGACGCACTGACGCGCCAGCCCACGGGCGATGTAACGGCCCAACTGCAAGGCCAGGCGGCCGGTGTAACCGTGATCGGGGATGGGCAGCCTGGCGCTGCGCCCCAGGTGCGGGTGCGCGGGGTGAACACGTTTAACAACAACAATCCGCTGTATGTAGTGGATGGTGTGCCTACTGACAATATCCGTGACCTGAACCCCGCAGACATTGCTTCCATGCAGGTCATGAAGGATGCAGGATCTGCTTCCATCTATGGTTCCCGCGCATCCAACGGGGTGATCATTGTAACCACTAAACGCGGCAGCGGCAAGATAAAGGTTACCTACGATGGTTACTATGGCGTGCAGCATCCCAAAGGGGGGAATGTGCTGCATACGCTCAATACCCAGGAAACGGCAGACCTGCGCTGGATAGCCATGCAGGACCCCGGCAACGATATTTATGGTTATGGTGATAAGCCGGTGATCCCGGATTACATTGCCCCCAAAGGCGCCAAGGAAGGCGATCCCAGCGTAAACCCTGATTTGTATTATGTAGATCCCAACTACACATCCCTGGATGAATACAATAATTTTTACCGGATCACCAAAGCCAATAAAACCGGTACAGACTGGTACCACGCGGTGTTCAAAAATGCCCCGATGACCAGCCATAACATCAACGTTTCTGGCAGTACGGACAAGGCCAATTACCTGTTTTCACTCAACTACTTTAACCAACAGGGTACACTGGATTATACTTACTACAAGCGCTATACCCTGCGCTCCAATACGTCTTTTAATATTACTGATCATGTGCGGGTAGGGGAGAACCTGGCCTTTTCCCTGGTAGACAACCCGCAGGTAGGCAACTACTCACCGGATGGTGTGCTGGCCATGGTGATGCGGGAACAGCCCATCATTCCTATCTATGACATTAAAGGAAACTTTGCCGGCTCTTACGGTGGCGGCGACCTCGGTGATGCGGAAAACCCGGTGGCCAACCAGTACCGCACCCGCAATAACCGCAGTCTTACCAACCGCCTGTTCGGCAACATCTGGGGCGAAGTGGACCTGCTGAAGCACTTTACCTTCCGTACCAGCTTTGGCGGGGAGGTAGGCTCCGACTGGGGGCATTCTTTCAGCTATCCCACTTACGAGAACAAGGAATATTTTTCGGTGAACCAATACAGCCAGTATGCTGACAACAACCACGAATGGACCTGGACCAACACCCTCACTTATCACCAGGTGCTGGGTAAGGATCACGACCTGAAAGTGATTGCCGGTACCGAGGCTAACGATGCACGTTCTATCAGCATTGGCGGCAGCACTACGGACTACTTCAGCTTTGATCCGCCTTATCCCACCTTGTCCACCGGTGCAGGGCAACATAACAACTCCAGCGATAGTTATGTGCGCAGCCTGTTTTCCCTGATCGGCCGCGTGGACTATGCATTCAAAGACAAGTACCTGCTGGGCTTCACCATCCGCCGTGATGGCTCTTCCGTTTTCGTGGATAACAAATGGGGTAATTTCCCCGCCGCCAGCGCCGCATGGCGTATTTCAGAGGAAAAGTTCATGAAGGGCATTGGCTGGCTGAATGATCTGAAGATCCGCGGTAGCTACGGTGTAATGGGTAACCAGACAAACCCTTCGCCCACAAACGGCTACACTACGTTTGCCGGGGTGCGCACCTCTTCTTATTATGATCTCACCGGTAGCAATAACAGCATCCTGGAGGGTTTCCAGCCTTACCAGACCGGCGCCCCGCAAGCCAAGTGGGAGCAGGATATCAATGGTAACATTGGCTTTGATGCAACGGTCCTGAACAATCATTTGGAGATCAGTGCAGACTACTACAAAAAAGATATCAAAGACCTGCTGTTTGCGCCCACTCCGCCGGGTATTGCCGGTACGGCCATTTCACCGTTTATCAATATCGGTACGATGACCAACCGTGGCGTGGACCTCGCCGTGACCGGGCATGCCGGTATTACCCACGATCTGAAACTGGATGCAACGCTGTCTTTCACCGCGTATAAAAATACCGTGAAGAAGGTGGCGGACAATGCTACTTACTTTGACGTGTTCCAGGGACGCCTGGGCAATATTATCCGCAACCAGGTAGGTGGCCCCACCTCCGCCTTTTTCGGCTACAAGATCGATGGCTTCTTTAACAGCCAGGCGGACATTGACAACGCAGACAAACTGGCACAGGAGAAGAACGGGCCGGATGCAGTTTATGAAACAGACGAAGGCATAGGCCGTTTCAAATACAAGGACATGAACGGGGATGGTATCATCACCCCGGACGACCGTACCATTCTCGGTAGCCCACACCCCGATTTTTCCTATGGCCTGAACATTGGCCTTACCTACAAAGGATTTGATTTCAATATGACCCTGTACGGCACACAAGGCAACGATATCTGGAACAACGTCCGCTGGTGGAGGGATTTCTTCGGCAACTTTAATACGGCTAAGAGCTACACCGCCCTCTATGATTCATGGACGGAACAAAACCACAACGCCAGGGCGCCCAAGCAGGAAGAGCAAACTTATTTCAGCACCGGCCAGGTGGCCAATTCTTATTTCGTGGAAAATGGCAGCTACCTGCGCTGCAAGAACATGCAACTGGGCTATACATTACCGGCAAATGTTTTCAGCAAATGGGGGGTATCCCGCTTGCATGTGTATGTGCAGGCTGCAAACCTGTTCACCATCACGAAATACAGCGGGCTGGATCCTGAGCTGAACGGCAACGCTGCTACCAATTTCGGGGTGGATGAAATGGGCTACCCCAACCAGCGCCAGTACCTGGTGGGACTGAATGTGGGTTTCTAA
- a CDS encoding RagB/SusD family nutrient uptake outer membrane protein, whose amino-acid sequence MKRMHNRLRYITLLAALPLVSACSKSFLEHDPPGALEIDVIANKKGISKLLIGAYGALDGQNDNGDMINLNGGGGFTAAPDNWIYGSVVGGDAHKGSTSGDQDDILHIAAFSADPTESFFNDKWVCVYEGVKRCNLVLSTLKKVTDMSDEEKTEAAAEARFLRGHYYFDLRKMFKNVPWTDEDSTNLYIKNDKDIFPNIEADFKYAMDNLPPTQPSVGQANKYAAEVYLAKTYLYEKKYADALPLFTDAINNGQTSNGLHYDLVPFQNNWNAATENNAESVFAIQNNVHDGTSTAANANQGDMLNYPPNIAPCCGFFQPSFDLVNSYRTTAGGLPYLDGSYNTDALAVKSDQGVSSGGNYTPDQGPLDPRLDWTAGRRGVPYLDWGVNPGRDWVVSQPFAGPYAPVKMMYRQATMDEFVDFSEWAPGTAINTLVIRFADVLLMAAECEVEAGSLAQAEAYVNRVRNRAKDPRSWVYKYADDENPTGGFSNTPAANYVINPYPDGDFAAKGKDYANTAIRFERKLELAMEGQRFFDLVRWGIAGTALTAYYTAEGKYKLTDYNGLNPHFTTGKNEYYPIPQRQIDLSTKNGVATLQQNY is encoded by the coding sequence ATGAAACGTATGCATAATCGTTTGCGCTATATCACCCTGCTGGCGGCTTTACCTTTGGTGTCTGCCTGTTCTAAAAGCTTCCTGGAGCATGACCCGCCCGGTGCGCTGGAAATAGATGTGATCGCGAATAAGAAAGGTATTTCCAAACTGCTGATCGGCGCTTATGGCGCACTGGATGGGCAGAATGATAACGGGGACATGATCAACCTGAATGGAGGCGGTGGTTTTACCGCAGCGCCGGACAACTGGATCTATGGCTCTGTGGTGGGGGGCGATGCGCACAAGGGAAGTACCTCCGGCGATCAGGATGATATCCTGCACATTGCTGCATTTTCTGCAGACCCTACTGAAAGTTTCTTTAACGATAAATGGGTATGCGTATATGAAGGCGTCAAACGTTGCAACCTGGTGCTGTCTACCCTGAAAAAGGTGACAGACATGTCGGACGAAGAGAAGACGGAAGCCGCTGCGGAAGCGCGTTTCCTGCGCGGTCACTATTACTTTGACCTGCGTAAGATGTTCAAGAATGTACCGTGGACGGATGAAGACTCCACGAACCTGTACATTAAGAATGATAAAGACATTTTCCCGAACATTGAAGCAGACTTTAAGTATGCCATGGACAACCTGCCCCCCACACAACCCAGCGTGGGGCAGGCCAATAAGTATGCCGCAGAAGTGTACCTGGCCAAGACGTACCTCTATGAAAAGAAGTATGCAGATGCGCTGCCATTGTTCACAGACGCTATCAATAACGGCCAGACCAGCAATGGCCTGCATTATGACCTGGTGCCTTTCCAGAATAACTGGAACGCAGCTACGGAGAATAATGCTGAATCTGTGTTCGCCATCCAGAACAACGTACACGATGGTACCTCCACGGCCGCTAATGCGAACCAGGGCGATATGCTGAACTACCCGCCCAATATTGCGCCGTGCTGTGGCTTTTTCCAGCCCTCCTTTGACCTGGTAAATTCTTACCGGACCACCGCGGGCGGCTTGCCTTACCTGGATGGATCTTACAACACCGATGCCCTTGCCGTGAAGAGTGACCAGGGCGTATCATCCGGTGGCAACTACACCCCGGACCAGGGCCCGCTGGACCCGCGCCTGGACTGGACCGCCGGCCGCCGTGGAGTGCCTTACCTGGACTGGGGCGTAAATCCCGGCCGCGACTGGGTGGTGTCACAGCCTTTTGCAGGCCCGTATGCCCCGGTGAAGATGATGTACCGCCAGGCTACCATGGATGAATTTGTAGACTTCAGCGAGTGGGCGCCCGGCACGGCCATCAATACCCTGGTGATCCGCTTTGCAGATGTGCTGCTCATGGCGGCGGAATGTGAAGTGGAAGCCGGTAGCCTTGCGCAGGCAGAAGCATATGTAAACCGCGTGCGCAACCGCGCCAAAGACCCCAGAAGCTGGGTGTATAAGTATGCCGATGATGAGAACCCGACCGGCGGCTTTAGCAATACTCCCGCCGCTAATTACGTGATCAATCCTTACCCCGATGGTGATTTTGCTGCCAAGGGAAAAGACTATGCCAATACCGCCATCCGTTTTGAGCGCAAGCTGGAACTGGCCATGGAAGGGCAGCGCTTCTTTGACCTGGTACGCTGGGGCATTGCCGGTACAGCGCTTACCGCTTATTACACGGCGGAAGGAAAATATAAACTCACAGATTACAACGGCCTGAACCCGCATTTTACCACGGGTAAAAATGAATACTATCCCATTCCCCAGCGCCAGATAGACCTGAGCACGAAGAATGGAGTGGCTACCCTGCAGCAGAACTACTAG